A window of the Candidatus Rokuibacteriota bacterium genome harbors these coding sequences:
- a CDS encoding addiction module protein encodes MNAHLLAKALKLSPDDRLRLIEALWETFSEEDIPVTPEERALLDARLADLGANPGDQSPWSEVRAHLEQRRP; translated from the coding sequence ATGAACGCGCACCTGCTGGCGAAGGCCCTAAAGCTAAGCCCCGACGATCGGCTGCGCCTGATTGAGGCGCTGTGGGAGACGTTCTCCGAGGAGGACATCCCTGTCACACCCGAGGAGCGTGCCCTTCTTGATGCTCGGCTGGCCGATCTCGGGGCGAATCCTGGGGATCAGAGTCCCTGGTCGGAAGTTAGAGCCCATCTCGAACAGCGGCGTCCTTGA
- a CDS encoding type II toxin-antitoxin system HicA family toxin, with product MPAWGPIPRRALIRGLRALGFGGPFSGGKHQFMVRGDLVLTIPNPHGQDIGVGLLARVLRQAGVTRAQWERI from the coding sequence ATGCCGGCGTGGGGGCCGATCCCACGCCGAGCACTGATCCGTGGGCTGCGGGCTCTCGGCTTCGGTGGTCCCTTCTCGGGTGGGAAGCACCAGTTCATGGTGCGCGGCGACCTCGTCCTGACGATTCCGAATCCGCACGGCCAGGACATCGGCGTGGGGCTGCTCGCGCGGGTTCTCCGCCAAGCCGGCGTGACCAGGGCGCAGTGGGAGCGGATCTGA
- a CDS encoding type II toxin-antitoxin system HicB family antitoxin, with the protein MIRRYVDEALHRARYDKLDDGSFCAEVPPLRGVLATGRTLEACREELGEVVEEWVLVRVAQGLSVPPLRSLTVRVKKAG; encoded by the coding sequence ATGATTCGACGCTACGTGGACGAAGCCCTGCACCGGGCGCGGTACGACAAGCTCGATGACGGGAGCTTCTGTGCTGAAGTGCCGCCGCTCCGGGGGGTGCTCGCGACCGGACGCACGCTCGAGGCCTGCCGGGAGGAGCTGGGCGAGGTGGTCGAGGAGTGGGTGCTCGTGCGCGTGGCGCAGGGGCTCAGCGTGCCTCCCCTCCGGAGCCTGACGGTGAGGGTGAAGAAGGCCGGCTGA
- a CDS encoding VanZ family protein translates to MRGAWLRWGLVAAWAAVVLAFGGTTIFPDQGQVPRLLLRKAAHLGLYGMLGLLCYVALAPRDRRRRAGAGRVLAAVALVVAIAAADEWHQRFVRGRYARAYDVGLDALGGAAGLLAARFGLGARAGGGEQGTPRGR, encoded by the coding sequence ATGAGAGGCGCGTGGCTCCGCTGGGGGCTCGTCGCCGCGTGGGCGGCCGTGGTGCTGGCCTTCGGGGGCACGACGATCTTCCCCGATCAGGGGCAGGTGCCGCGGCTCCTGCTCCGCAAGGCCGCCCACCTCGGCCTCTATGGCATGCTCGGCCTCCTCTGCTACGTGGCGCTCGCGCCGCGCGACCGCCGCCGTCGGGCCGGGGCGGGGCGCGTGCTCGCCGCGGTCGCGCTGGTGGTGGCGATCGCGGCGGCGGACGAGTGGCATCAGCGCTTCGTCCGGGGGCGCTACGCGCGCGCGTACGACGTGGGCCTCGACGCCCTCGGCGGCGCGGCGGGCCTCCTCGCCGCCCGCTTCGGCCTCGGCGCCCGGGCCGGCGGCGGCGAGCAGGGAACGCCCAGGGGGCGGTAG
- a CDS encoding type II toxin-antitoxin system HicA family toxin translates to MTKVPSLNFDVVVRALRRGGWVIVRQRGSHIRLQKHTPEETLKVTVPAHRPIKRSTLSHLLKHTRLSVEEFNTLL, encoded by the coding sequence GTGACGAAGGTCCCGAGCCTCAACTTCGATGTTGTCGTCCGGGCCCTTCGTCGCGGCGGCTGGGTGATCGTGCGCCAACGAGGGAGCCACATCAGACTCCAGAAGCACACCCCCGAGGAAACCCTGAAGGTGACGGTTCCAGCCCATCGTCCGATCAAGCGGTCCACGCTGTCCCACTTGCTCAAGCACACCCGGTTGTCGGTCGAGGAGTTCAACACCCTCCTCTGA
- a CDS encoding type II toxin-antitoxin system HicB family antitoxin: MKVHVVLEPSDEGGYTVVVPALPGCVSEGDTREEALRNIEEAIRLYLEPVEDDSGFAPDAEVVEIAV; this comes from the coding sequence ATGAAAGTTCACGTGGTGCTCGAACCGAGCGACGAGGGAGGGTACACGGTCGTCGTACCGGCGCTTCCGGGCTGCGTCAGCGAGGGAGACACCAGGGAGGAAGCCCTTCGGAACATCGAAGAGGCCATCCGGCTGTATCTCGAACCTGTGGAAGACGACTCCGGGTTCGCTCCAGACGCCGAGGTTGTCGAGATAGCCGTGTGA
- a CDS encoding DUF86 domain-containing protein, protein MDASAPPALARLVARAKTDPDVLAVLLFGSRARGDAAPSSDFDVCLVLGAEPRSDRDRAEKRLEYVAVANLDVAIFQALPLHIRSRVLKEGVVLYARDEEALYAVAIRTARAWEGFRHIHRRYLTSMRSCVVDRDRVLAKLDELEGYLGERRAVAPDRFEAYQRTETKRACERLIQVSVEAVIDICALLVVGLRLGLPGEEDDLFERLSRHGAISGPMAATLRRMKGLGTLLGHEYGRINDELVFETVRGRLGDFDAFKGEVLAFLKR, encoded by the coding sequence ATGGACGCCAGCGCCCCGCCTGCCCTCGCCCGCCTCGTCGCCCGCGCCAAGACGGACCCCGACGTGCTCGCGGTGCTCCTCTTCGGGAGCCGCGCCCGCGGAGACGCTGCCCCCAGCTCGGACTTCGACGTCTGTCTCGTGCTCGGGGCGGAACCGCGCTCTGATCGCGACCGGGCGGAGAAGCGGCTCGAGTACGTGGCGGTGGCAAACCTCGACGTAGCGATCTTCCAGGCGCTGCCGCTTCACATCCGCAGCCGGGTCCTCAAAGAAGGCGTGGTCCTCTACGCGCGGGACGAGGAGGCCCTCTATGCCGTCGCCATCCGCACGGCGCGGGCCTGGGAGGGCTTCCGCCACATCCACCGCCGGTACCTCACCTCGATGAGGTCCTGCGTGGTTGACCGGGACCGGGTGCTCGCCAAGCTCGACGAGCTCGAGGGATACCTGGGCGAGCGCCGGGCCGTGGCGCCGGATCGGTTCGAGGCCTATCAGCGCACCGAGACGAAGCGCGCCTGCGAGCGACTGATCCAGGTGTCCGTGGAAGCCGTCATCGACATCTGCGCCCTGCTGGTGGTGGGGCTCCGGCTGGGGCTGCCGGGCGAGGAGGACGACCTCTTCGAGAGACTCTCTCGACACGGCGCGATCTCGGGGCCCATGGCCGCCACCCTTCGGCGCATGAAAGGGCTCGGCACCCTCCTGGGCCACGAGTACGGGCGCATCAACGACGAGCTCGTGTTCGAGACGGTGCGCGGACGCCTCGGGGACTTCGACGCCTTCAAGGGCGAGGTGCTCGCCTTCCTGAAGAGATAG
- the gspE gene encoding type II secretion system ATPase GspE — protein sequence MANEKLVTAAQRLGQILLGRRIIGPETLQDALVRAKHERERLGEALVAMGAASQEEVLRAVAEQHGLAYLAAGELPTTPPIVKNLSPKYLRQYTACPVALDDTTVTVATADPANPLLLDELRQTLGLRVTLCVAPPGAILEAIERAYGASTPLQKIVEGMGSSEAGGEGNREEDVNQLRDMAFEAPVVRLVSLLIDEAVAAEASDIHVEPFEEQLRIRYRIDGLLYDRESPPRRLQAALTSRIKLMAEMNIAERRLPQDGRIRVTAGDRRVDIRVSTVPTVHGESLVLRLLDRSSVFLPFHRLGFSPKVAETFNSLIRRPHGILLVSGPTGSGKTTTLYAALDKINSPEKKIITIEDPVEYQLAGVNQIPVRPKIGLSFATGLRHIVRQDPDVIMVGEIRDLETAEISIQAALTGHLVFSTLHTNDAPGAVTRLQDMGAESYLVASVLNCVLAQRLVRTICTGCQAPYQPDAGDLLAIGVTDGTGIDLSRGKGCDNCHGTGYRGRTGIYELFVITEEARGLILNKRPSGVIRRHAIEHGMVSLRDDGWAKARAGITTVEEILRVTQEDT from the coding sequence GTGGCAAACGAGAAGCTCGTGACCGCGGCCCAGCGGCTGGGCCAGATCCTCCTGGGGCGCCGGATCATCGGGCCGGAGACCCTACAGGACGCCTTGGTGCGCGCGAAGCACGAGCGCGAGCGGCTCGGCGAGGCTCTGGTGGCGATGGGGGCGGCCTCGCAGGAAGAGGTGCTGCGCGCCGTCGCCGAGCAGCATGGCCTTGCCTACCTGGCGGCAGGGGAATTGCCAACCACGCCGCCCATCGTGAAGAACCTCTCCCCCAAGTACCTCCGCCAGTACACGGCCTGCCCCGTGGCCCTCGACGACACCACGGTCACGGTGGCCACGGCCGATCCGGCCAATCCCCTGCTCCTGGACGAGCTCCGGCAGACCTTGGGGCTCCGGGTCACTCTCTGCGTGGCGCCGCCGGGCGCCATCCTCGAGGCCATCGAGCGCGCCTACGGCGCCTCCACTCCTCTCCAGAAGATCGTCGAAGGCATGGGATCCTCGGAAGCCGGCGGCGAAGGCAACCGCGAAGAGGACGTCAATCAGCTCCGCGACATGGCCTTTGAGGCCCCCGTCGTCCGCCTGGTCAGCCTGCTGATCGATGAGGCGGTGGCCGCCGAGGCCTCGGACATCCACGTCGAGCCGTTCGAGGAGCAGTTGCGGATCCGGTACCGTATCGATGGCCTCCTCTACGACCGGGAGTCGCCGCCCCGGCGGCTGCAAGCCGCGTTGACGTCGCGCATCAAGCTGATGGCGGAGATGAACATCGCCGAGCGGCGCCTGCCCCAGGACGGGCGCATCCGGGTGACGGCCGGCGACCGCCGGGTGGACATCCGCGTGTCCACGGTGCCGACCGTCCACGGCGAGTCGTTGGTGCTGCGCCTCCTGGACCGCTCGTCGGTATTCCTGCCCTTCCATCGCCTGGGCTTCTCTCCGAAGGTGGCCGAGACCTTCAACAGCCTGATCCGGCGCCCGCACGGGATCTTGCTGGTGTCCGGGCCGACCGGGTCGGGAAAGACCACGACGCTCTACGCCGCCCTCGACAAGATCAATTCGCCGGAGAAGAAGATCATCACGATCGAGGACCCGGTCGAGTACCAGCTGGCGGGGGTCAACCAGATCCCCGTCCGGCCGAAGATCGGGCTCTCGTTCGCCACCGGGCTCCGCCATATCGTGCGCCAGGATCCGGACGTCATCATGGTGGGCGAGATCCGTGACCTCGAGACAGCCGAGATCTCGATCCAAGCGGCGCTGACCGGGCATCTGGTGTTCTCGACCTTGCATACCAATGACGCGCCCGGCGCCGTCACGCGGCTGCAGGACATGGGCGCCGAGTCGTATCTCGTGGCCTCTGTGCTCAACTGCGTGCTGGCCCAACGCCTCGTGCGAACCATCTGCACCGGGTGCCAGGCGCCGTATCAGCCGGATGCGGGCGATCTCCTGGCCATCGGCGTCACCGACGGGACTGGGATCGATCTCTCGCGGGGCAAAGGCTGCGACAACTGCCACGGGACCGGGTACCGCGGCCGCACGGGCATCTACGAGCTCTTCGTGATCACCGAGGAGGCTCGCGGGCTCATCCTGAACAAGCGGCCCTCGGGGGTGATCCGGCGCCACGCGATCGAGCACGGCATGGTGAGTTTGCGCGACGATGGCTGGGCCAAGGCGCGGGCGGGCATCACCACGGTCGAAGAAATCCTGCGCGTCACGCAGGAAGACACGTAG
- a CDS encoding type II secretion system F family protein translates to MPVFIYKAADQRGQTIDGVMEAPDARSVVERLQRDAYFPIQVAPQEERPGFAGLSWPALRQRRVAGPELVAFTQQLATLLETGLPLDRALGIQEELAPNPRLRAITADVLRSVRGGSSLGEALAKHHPRPFSRLYVNMVRAGERGGVLEATLRRLAEFLEEAQEFRDTLVSALIYPSLLAGVGAAAVVFLMTFVIPRFADIFRDLGSTIPWPTQVLLSLSAWLRHYWWALAGAGLGIVLALRVWLSSAAGRLQADQRLLGLPVIGPVILQTEVARFARITGTLLRSGVPMLAALGVVKEMMGNQAIARAVESLSDGVRRGAGLSRPMEETKTFPPLAVHMVRVGEETGRLEEMLLKVGATFEADTRKVVKRLIALVEPGIILLMGLVVGFIVVAMLMAILSITDIPI, encoded by the coding sequence GTGCCGGTCTTCATCTATAAAGCGGCGGATCAGCGGGGGCAAACCATAGACGGCGTCATGGAAGCCCCCGACGCGCGGAGCGTCGTCGAGCGCCTCCAGCGCGACGCCTATTTCCCCATCCAGGTCGCCCCCCAGGAAGAGCGCCCGGGCTTCGCCGGCCTGTCGTGGCCTGCTCTGCGCCAGCGCCGCGTCGCGGGTCCCGAGCTGGTCGCCTTCACCCAGCAGCTGGCCACGCTCCTCGAGACCGGCCTCCCCCTCGACCGAGCCCTCGGCATCCAGGAAGAGCTGGCGCCCAATCCGCGCCTGCGCGCCATCACGGCCGATGTCCTGCGCAGCGTGCGCGGCGGCTCCTCCCTGGGCGAAGCGCTCGCCAAGCACCACCCCCGTCCCTTCTCGCGCCTCTACGTTAATATGGTCCGGGCGGGCGAGCGGGGCGGCGTGCTCGAGGCCACGCTCCGCCGCTTGGCCGAGTTCCTCGAGGAAGCCCAGGAATTTCGGGACACCCTCGTCTCCGCTCTCATCTACCCGAGCCTCCTCGCCGGGGTGGGCGCCGCGGCCGTGGTTTTTCTTATGACATTCGTCATCCCGCGCTTCGCCGACATCTTCCGCGATCTTGGCAGCACCATTCCCTGGCCCACGCAGGTCCTCCTCTCGCTGAGCGCCTGGCTGAGGCATTACTGGTGGGCTCTCGCCGGCGCGGGGCTCGGCATCGTGCTGGCGCTCCGGGTCTGGTTGTCATCGGCCGCCGGGCGCCTCCAGGCGGATCAGCGCCTGCTCGGACTTCCCGTCATCGGCCCTGTCATTCTCCAGACCGAGGTCGCGCGCTTCGCCCGCATCACGGGCACGCTCCTCCGGAGCGGGGTGCCCATGCTGGCCGCCTTGGGCGTCGTGAAGGAGATGATGGGCAACCAGGCCATAGCGCGCGCCGTCGAGAGCTTGAGCGACGGGGTGAGGCGCGGCGCGGGCCTGTCAAGGCCGATGGAAGAAACCAAGACCTTTCCCCCGCTTGCGGTCCACATGGTCAGGGTCGGCGAGGAGACGGGACGGCTCGAAGAGATGCTGCTCAAGGTCGGCGCCACCTTCGAGGCCGACACGCGCAAGGTGGTCAAGCGCCTCATCGCCCTGGTGGAACCGGGCATCATCCTGCTCATGGGGCTCGTCGTGGGTTTCATCGTGGTGGCCATGCTCATGGCCATCCTTTCAATCACCGACATCCCCATCTAA
- the gspG gene encoding type II secretion system major pseudopilin GspG, which yields MTHLRGTRRALRAGLRSLGNSCGFSLIELLVVIIILGLLAGLVGPRLFGRIGQSKLAAARAQIELFSAALDQYRLDVGSYPASAAGLEALVRNSNVPNWNGPYLKKNAVPADPWGKPYQYKCCPGDHDDFDIWSLGADGAPGGDGENADVASWSVK from the coding sequence ATGACCCACTTACGCGGTACGCGTCGAGCCCTGCGGGCGGGGCTCCGCTCCCTGGGCAATTCCTGCGGCTTTTCGCTGATCGAACTCCTGGTCGTCATCATCATCCTGGGCCTCCTGGCCGGCCTCGTGGGCCCTCGCCTCTTCGGCCGCATCGGCCAGTCCAAGCTGGCCGCGGCGCGCGCGCAGATCGAGCTCTTCAGCGCCGCCCTCGACCAGTACCGCCTCGACGTGGGCTCCTATCCCGCCTCCGCCGCCGGACTGGAGGCGCTCGTGCGCAACTCGAATGTCCCCAACTGGAACGGCCCCTACCTGAAGAAGAACGCGGTTCCGGCGGATCCCTGGGGCAAGCCTTACCAGTACAAGTGCTGCCCGGGCGATCACGACGACTTCGACATCTGGAGTCTCGGCGCCGACGGCGCGCCTGGCGGCGACGGCGAGAACGCCGACGTCGCGTCATGGTCGGTCAAGTGA
- a CDS encoding GspH/FimT family pseudopilin translates to MKRGFTLIELAVTLFVLALAVSVAAPSIARGVDTVRTRAEAAGIASLLRAAREHAVTRNRPYEVRVNTEEGLVELRSGDAVPAIRRLPPGLRVTADPPARVISFQPQGLSSGARLRVEMPGRHAYLITLDALTGRVATQRVDP, encoded by the coding sequence GTGAAGCGCGGTTTCACCCTCATCGAGCTGGCCGTGACGCTCTTCGTCCTGGCACTGGCCGTGAGCGTGGCCGCGCCTTCGATAGCGCGGGGCGTGGACACGGTGCGGACCCGGGCGGAGGCGGCGGGCATCGCGAGCCTTCTGCGCGCCGCCCGCGAGCACGCGGTCACGCGCAACCGGCCCTACGAGGTGCGGGTGAACACGGAAGAGGGTCTCGTGGAGTTGCGGAGCGGTGATGCGGTGCCCGCGATCCGGCGGCTCCCACCGGGCCTACGAGTGACAGCCGATCCGCCCGCCCGCGTGATCAGCTTCCAGCCGCAGGGCCTGTCCAGCGGCGCCCGGCTCCGCGTCGAGATGCCCGGCCGCCATGCGTACCTCATCACATTGGATGCCCTGACCGGGCGCGTTGCCACCCAACGCGTCGACCCATGA
- a CDS encoding prepilin-type N-terminal cleavage/methylation domain-containing protein produces the protein MNRRHSAGFTLLEVLVAMVILSVAVVTLIQLASQGLRLLKLSSDHQEASLLADRLVRASEASIEGIETGQEGRFTWERRARLVAIPDEPAPAGSTAPRVFSLSVAVRWDGGRTVEVATLRLSQASAATP, from the coding sequence ATGAACCGTCGGCACAGCGCGGGCTTCACGCTTCTCGAGGTCCTCGTGGCCATGGTCATCCTGAGCGTAGCCGTCGTGACGCTCATCCAGCTCGCCTCGCAGGGCCTCCGGCTCCTGAAGCTCTCGAGCGATCACCAGGAGGCCTCGCTTCTTGCCGACCGCCTCGTACGGGCCTCGGAGGCTTCGATCGAGGGCATAGAGACCGGTCAGGAGGGCCGGTTCACCTGGGAGCGCCGAGCGCGCCTCGTGGCGATTCCGGATGAGCCGGCTCCGGCCGGCAGCACGGCGCCGCGGGTTTTCTCTCTCTCGGTCGCCGTCCGCTGGGACGGCGGACGGACCGTCGAGGTGGCAACTCTCCGCCTTTCGCAAGCCTCAGCGGCCACACCATGA
- a CDS encoding prepilin-type N-terminal cleavage/methylation domain-containing protein yields MTRVRPPGFTLVEVVIALTIAATLLVVMFSGLRVGLAAWQRGDGRAEALQRTRSITQIVTRTLAAAHPYQVPATGREPAHLLFEGEPDRVAFVTTAPPFPAAEPIAYTAVTLSHDAGAGLAIRQKPLPNDKPFERLSPAVVDGTVTAVAFRYLRDSDRTWTERWDADKEKAFPLAAEVTLTIVQAGQSVQQAPLLVSLPVATP; encoded by the coding sequence ATGACTCGCGTACGGCCGCCGGGCTTCACTCTGGTCGAGGTGGTGATCGCTCTCACCATAGCGGCCACGCTCCTCGTAGTCATGTTCTCGGGGCTGCGCGTGGGGCTGGCCGCCTGGCAGCGGGGCGACGGGCGTGCCGAAGCCCTTCAGCGCACCCGGAGCATCACCCAGATCGTCACCCGTACCCTGGCCGCCGCGCACCCGTACCAGGTTCCGGCCACAGGCCGGGAGCCTGCGCATCTCCTCTTCGAGGGCGAACCCGACAGGGTGGCCTTCGTTACGACAGCGCCGCCTTTCCCGGCAGCCGAGCCCATCGCGTATACGGCGGTGACGCTCTCGCACGACGCGGGCGCCGGGCTTGCCATCCGCCAGAAGCCGCTGCCGAACGACAAGCCCTTCGAGCGCCTGTCGCCCGCGGTCGTGGATGGCACCGTCACGGCCGTCGCGTTTCGGTACCTCCGAGATTCCGATCGAACTTGGACTGAGAGGTGGGATGCAGACAAGGAAAAGGCTTTCCCGCTGGCGGCGGAGGTGACGCTGACCATCGTTCAGGCCGGGCAGAGCGTCCAGCAGGCGCCGCTCCTCGTCTCGCTGCCGGTGGCCACGCCGTGA